The Vigna unguiculata cultivar IT97K-499-35 chromosome 6, ASM411807v1, whole genome shotgun sequence genome contains a region encoding:
- the LOC114186565 gene encoding nuclear transcription factor Y subunit C-3-like: MEKNQRGQAGKGIVPGAAQEGEGMNQYHASNPPTQTVGVPVASAYGGGYRNDGQGIQEKKREELQQRVKTFWERQMKEISENPDLKSQLPLTRIKKIMKFDDDVKMVSSEATMLLGKACELFIMELTMRSWAHVEDDRRKIIQQTDVASAISINEMFDFLVDVLPGDDTVPAMAGPHQVLPTPNQNTPYPYLSFPPPPYAAPGNASSSSAANPPNSNFNPIPDQQHPSNTEDH, translated from the coding sequence ATGGAGAAAAACCAGCGTGGACAAGCAGGAAAAGGAATTGTTCCAGGTGCAGCACAAGAAGGTGAAGGCATGAACCAGTATCATGCATCCAACCCTCCAACTCAGACCGTTGGTGTGCCTGTGGCTTCAGCCTATGGTGGAGGGTATCGCAATGATGGGCAAGGTATACAGGAGAAGAAGCGAGAAGAGTTGCAGCAACGGGTAAAAACGTTCTGGGAAAGACAGATGAAGGAAATTTCGGAGAACCCTGATTTGAAGAGTCAATTGCCTCTGACGAGGATTAAGAAGATCATGAAGTTTGATGATGATGTGAAGATGGTATCAAGTGAGGCTACTATGCTGTTAGGGAAGGCCTGTGAACTGTTCATAATGGAGCTGACAATGAGGTCTTGGGCTCACGTGGAGGATGATAGGAGGAAGATAATTCAGCAGACTGATGTTGCATCTGCAATCTCAATTAATGAGATGTTTGATTTTCTTGTTGATGTTCTTCCTGGGGATGACACAGTCCCAGCCATGGCGGGACCTCATCAAGTGCTTCCAACGCCAAATCAGAATACTCCTTACCCTTATCTGTCATTTCCACCACCACCATATGCTGCTCCTGGGAATGCTTCTTCTTCATCCGCTGCAAATCCACCCAATTCCAACTTCAATCCCATCCCAGATCAACAACACCCTTCCAATACCGAGGATCATTGA
- the LOC114186567 gene encoding nuclear transcription factor Y subunit C-2-like has protein sequence MEQNQHGQPGKGIGSAPAQEAHNKNQNQSNPNNPPIQTVGSSVPSSYGLRCNYRHQQQQDQMEEKVKSFWAQQRKEIEESTDIRSQHSVPLSRIKKIMKTDPDVKLVAAETPVVFSKACELFIMELTMKAWANAEDNNRRTIKKCDIASAIAKTDVFDFLDDIAPLPGNHKNTVMDPLVAGNAPTPTQNVPYMPPPQHVAGPPPPYVAPTTLHQQNPPPSSDD, from the coding sequence ATGGAGCAAAACCAGCATGGTCAGCCAGGAAAAGGAATCGGTTCTGCTCCTGCACAAGAAGCACATAACAAGAACCAAAATCAGTCCAACCCTAACAATCCTCCTATTCAGACCGTTGGTTCTTCTGTTCCTTCATCCTATGGTCTCCGATGCAATTACCGACACCAGCAACAGCAGGATCAGATGGAGGAAAAAGTGAAGAGCTTTTGGGCACAACAACGGAAGGAAATTGAGGAGAGCACTGATATAAGGAGTCAACACAGTGTGCCTCTGTCGAGGATTAAGAAGATCATGAAGACTGATCCAGATGTGAAGTTGGTTGCAGCGGAGACTCCTGTGGTGTTCTCCAAGGCCTGTGAACTGTTCATAATGGAGCTCACAATGAAGGCTTGGGCTAACGCCGAGGACAACAATAGGAGGACAATCAAGAAGTGTGACATTGCATCTGCAATCGCAAAGACTGATGTGTTTGATTTTCTTGATGATATTGCTCCCCTTCCTGGGAATCACAAAAACACAGTGATGGATCCATTGGTTGCAGGCAATGCTCCAACACCAACCCAGAATGTTCCTTATATGCCACCTCCTCAACATGTTGCAGGCCCACCACCACCCTATGTTGCTCCTACAACTCTTCATCAGCAAAACCCTCCTCCTAGTTCAGAtgattga